A region of Toxorhynchites rutilus septentrionalis strain SRP chromosome 1, ASM2978413v1, whole genome shotgun sequence DNA encodes the following proteins:
- the LOC129763297 gene encoding inositol hexakisphosphate and diphosphoinositol-pentakisphosphate kinase isoform X10 has protein sequence MSYTELESGYQGLKQANSCSSGSNNNGSEGNGSAVQTPSGRPGFYVGDDGAIITIGRGDLDSTDGLDSDDSSASGKQVVVAVCAMAKKSQSKPMKEILTRLQEFEFIKMIVFSEEIILGEPVEKWPICDCLISFHSKGFPLDKAIQYAQLRQPYVINNLHMQFDIQVDRRRVYAILEKEGIEIPRYAVLDRDSPDPKQHELVESEDHVEVNGIIFNKPFVEKPVSAEDHNIYIYYPTSAGGGSQRLFRKIGSRSSVYSPESRVRKTGSFIYEDFMPTDGTDVKVYTVGPDYAHAEARKSPALDGKVERDSDGKEIRYPVILSNAEKLISRKVCLAFKQTVCGFDLLRANGKSFVCDVNGFSFVKNSNKYYDDSAKILGNMILRELAPTLHIPWSVPFQLDDPPIVPTTFGKMMELRCVTAVIRHGDRTPKQKMKVEVRHPKFFEIFEKYDGYKYGHIKLKRPKQLQEILDIARSLLAEIQTKAADSEIEEKQSKLEQLKSVLEMYGHFSGINRKVQMKYQPKGRPRGSSSDDGKHRSIDAPKDPSLVLILKWGGELTPAGRIQAEELGRIFRCMYPGGQSRDGKEGLGAQGLGLLRLHSTFRHDLKIYASDEGRVQMTAAAFAKGLLALEGELTPILVQMVKSANTNGLLDNDCDSSKYQNMAKSRLHELMQIDRDFTVEDRAAINPDNAISINLAMDFVKNPVKCCAHVHSLIQSLLGVVAVKRDDPKTRDAVLYHGETWELMGRRWGKIEKDFCTKSKNYDISKIPDIYDCIKYDLQHNQHTLQFDLAEELYIYAKYLADVVIPQEYGLTVHEKLTIGQGICTPLLKKIRADLQRNIEEVGDESVNRLNPRYSHGVSSPGRHVRTRLYFTSESHVHSLLTVLRYGGLLNVLTDEQWRRAMEYVSMVSELNYMSQIVIMLYEDPTKDPCSEERFHVELHFSPGVNCCVQKNLPPGPGFRPHSRNDSVTSKNASGDEESTSRIDEENDTEEENSHGSCQTLSKENSFTETFKNKDRKIRKIKSSEPIPIGSCHTVSGHEAMDLAKRLSEEIAAQQQTGLQRPLSPDEPRAARSFEHGKHGRIKGEMSSAIIEPECAYEKAMDEIRFSSTEFSQRPDTLRNDFTWFDSHNTLGTNNKIREHYAQTTILTIDEIPSTCQSFFVRESYSCDSIDEFRPNMTDQDLYVSSFSDTDSETSRYYSACHDFDPFHYKYPLSSRALSYTFSNDPEKDNLVTPFGGLGYKSLFCPSLPQISKSFDDLDYLTDADTPRILENGSTITLLFQGKPSTRSPCVRFQSQKLANADSERLKSGFPTNVSGLFRVASDPGLPIRSLDYFANHLDHAQSAHETITFISLTSPPPDEMLTDITLDRSFKVLLDRAGQPVYSDKMTTVTSDQDSKPINTAICTTTNNNSNNNLAPNRKPQCSKFVKSYTTDNSAIPSGGCSVAVVGGGGSGGVCQASSSHGSSHSSTGGATVRRQRHSIAGQMSYFKMLGGFGKKMATSTNSLFSTAVISGSSSAPNLRDMIPSTASPSAIEGFGGVPPIRPLETLHNALSLRQLDHFLEKMTTGPLFKTPASSPPKYPSTPLPTPTPSPAIPERSVLPTASWSGHSSMTSSMSAMSSGGPSSPNYSDMLSRGCPSSDMSASITSTDGSIALAAGGGTRDNMPKIFPMIDNDLNVLGSHFNYDQLAASINLESSAKIPPISKDGTLDISGDLTPISTCSDWEFNTNDATKGSTNTNNDLTAEDDDEDATISTDTCLSTGEITAASEESNTTPNLNITLGSTSSSKTVQKEFLFDMKNIKHDMSILRSEDLVPSSSASSYSTEVIPKIENRLRGNRIQKQISLYEKDLRTEAKNLSHELNKFGERSATSLKRTASCNAPETSHSHMSFEELQKDFPNIEKNLVSKFEHEQEKCSKSSKSVSTRLNNSPTPGALVIREGFIEPPRITRVPKSFHGKTDHHQIQVNDLARRASDLARPSSSVSALAPTALQFCGRDSANKYNKNQIRQSINTISVSNSTKTGTHTVGNAGPNGANAGLGRFTTSIVQEPPAGIMETVQRADTNTGMNQFAGDVLTASSTVGVGQSEKLPQQSSQDRADTEK, from the exons GGGGACCTTGATTCAACAGATGGGCTCGACTCGGATGATTCGTCTGCATCCGGCAAGCAGGTGGTGGTGGCAGTGTGTGCAATGGCCAAAAAATCACAATCCAAACCGATGAAGGAGATTCTCACCCGGCTGCAGGAGTTCGAGTTCATAAAAATGATCGTGTTCAGCGAAGAAATTATTCTCGGCGAACCTGTCGAGAAGTGGCCCATCTGTGACTGTCTGATATCGTTCCACTCCAAGGGTTTCCCGCTGGATAAGGCCATTCAGTATGCGCAGCTCAGACAGCCATATGTAATTAACAATTTACATATGCAATTCGATATTCAGGTA GATCGAAGACGTGTGTATGCCATACTGGAGAAGGAAGGCATTGAGATTCCAAGATATGCAGTGCTCGATCGAGATTCACCGGATCCAAAAC AACACGAGCTAGTAGAATCTGAAGATCATGTGGAAGTCAATGGAATTATATTCAACAAACCTTTTGTCGAGAAGCCAGTCTCGGCTGAGGATCACAACATATACATCTACTATCCCACATCGGCCGGTGGAGGTAGCCAACGTCTGTTTCGAAAG ATCGGAAGCCGCAGTAGCGTGTATTCGCCCGAATCTCGTGTTAGGAAAACGGGTTCTTTCATCTATGAAGATTTTATGCCAACTGATGGAACTGATGTGAAAGTGTATACGGTCGGTCCTGATTACGCCCATGCCGAGGCTAGAAAGAGCCCTGCTCTCGATGGTAAAGTTGAGAGAGATAGTGACGGCAAGGAAATCAGGTATCCAGTAATTTTGAgtaacgcagaaaagttgattTCGCGCAAGGTTTGCCTTGCCTTCAAACAAACCGTGTGCGGATTCGATCTGCTGCGTGCTAACGGGAAATCGTTTGTCTGTGATGTTAACGGGTTTAGTTTCGTGAAAAATTCTAACAAATATTACGACGATAGCGCAAAGATATTAGGAAAcatgatacttcgagaactgGCACCTACTTTACATATACCATGGTCCGTTCCGTTTCAATTAGACGATCCGCCGATAGTTCCGACAACATTCGGAAAAATGATGGAACTGCGCTGTGTTACTGCCGTTATAAGGCATGGCGATCGAACGCCGAAGCAAAAAATGAAAGTAGAAGTGAGACATCcgaaatttttcgaaattttcgagAAATACGATGGTTATAAGTACGGACATATTAAACTAAAGCGGCCGAAACAATTGCAAgaaattttggatattgcaaggTCACTACTTGCAGAAATACAAACGAAAGCCGCCGACTCGGAGATTGAGGAAAAACAAAGCAAACTGGAACAGTTGAAAAGTGTGCTAGAAAT GTACGGGCATTTTTCTGGCATCAATCGTAAGGTGCAAATGAAATACCAACCGAAAGGACGTCCGCGAGGATCTAGTTCAGACGATGGTAAACACCGTTCTA TAGATGCCCCAAAGGACCCTTCACtggttttaattttaaaatgggGAGGTGAACTAACCCCGGCCGGTCGAATTCAAGCTGAAGAGTTGGGAAGAATTTTCCGATGCATGTATCCGGGAGGACAAAGTCGTGACGGAAAGGAGGGTCTAGGTGCCCAAGGTTTAGGTCTTTTGCGGTTACATTCAACCTTTCGCCatgatttgaaaatatatgcTTCGGACGAAGGTCGAGTTCAAATGACGGCAGCGGCATTCGCGAAAGGACTGTTGGCGTTGGAGGGAGAGTTGACTCCAATATTGGTACAGATGGTGAAAAGTGCCAATACTAATGGTTTACTAGACAATGACTGTGATTCGAGTAAATATCAAAACATGGCGAAGTCGCGTTTGCATGAGCTAATGCAAATCGATCGGGATTTCACGGTAGAAGATCGTGCCGCAATAAATCCCGACAATGCCATAAGTATCAACCTCGCAATGGATTTTGTCAAGAATCCAGTCAAGTGTTGCGCACATGTACACTCGCTAATTCAATCCTTGCTTGGAGTTGTGGCTGTAAAAAGGGATGACCCTAAGACTAGGGATGCGGTACTGTATCATGGAGAAACATGGGAACTCATGGGTCGCAGATGGGGTAAAATAGAAAAAGACTTCTGCACCAAAAGCAAAAACTATGATATTTCGAAAATACCAGACATATACGATTGTATTAAGTATGACTTGCAACATAACCAACATACCCTTCAGTTTGATTTGGCTGAAGAATTGTACATATACGCTAAGTATTTAGCAGATGTTGTGATTCCACAAGAGTATGGCTTAACGGTTCATGAGAAACTGACGATAGGTCAAGGAATTTGTACGCCTCTTTTGAAGAAAATTCGCGCTGATTTGCAACGAAACATTGAAGAAGTTGGCGATGAAAGTGTAAATCGACTGAACCCTCGGTATAGCCATGGTGTTTCAAGCCCCGGTAGGCATGTTCGAACACGGTTGTATTTCACTAGTGAAAGTCACGTTCATTCGTTATTGACCGTATTACGTTACGGTGGTCTCTTGAACGTTCTAACCGACGAGCAGTGGCGTCGGGCGATGGAATATGTATCCATGGTTTCGGAATTGAACTATATGTCCCAGATTGTAATAATGTTGTATGAAGATCCTACCAAGGATCCCTGCTCGGAGGAACGTTTCCATGTAGAGTTACACTTCAGTCCGGGAGTAAACTGTTGTGTGCAGAAAAATTTGCCTCCTGGTCCGGGCTTTAGACCGCACAGTCGCAATGATTCCGTTACATCAAAGAATGCG AGTGGCGACGAGGAGAGCACATCCCGTATTGACGAAGAAAATGATACGGAAGAGGAGAATTCCCATGGATCTTGTCAAACTCTCTCGAAAGAAAAT TCTTTCACAGAAACGTTTAAAAACAAAGACAGAAAGATTCGTAAGATCAAATCATCTGAGCCAATCCCAATTGGATCTTGTCACACTGTGTCTGGCCATGAAGCTATGGATTTAGCGAAGAGGTTAAGCGAAGAGATAGCCGCGCAGCAACAAACCGGACTGCAGAGACCTCTCAGTCCGGATGAGCCACGTGCCGCTCGATCGTTCGAGCACGGTAAACATGGAAGAATCAAGG GCGAAATGTCATCTGCCATTATAGAACCCGAATGTGCTTACGAAAAGGCAATGGACGAAATTCGCTTTTCTTCAACGGAATTTTCACAAAGACCAGACACTCTTAGAAATGACTTCACCTGGTTTGATTCACACAACACACTAGGAACAAACAACAAAATTCGCGAACACTACGCACAGACTACCATACTAACAATTGATGAAATACCTTCAACTTGTCAAAGTTTCTTCGTACGCGAATCATATTCATGTGATTCGATCGACGAATTCAGGCCGAATATGACAGATCAAGATCTGTACGTTTCTTCATTTTCAGATACAGACTCTGAAACGTCACGTTACTATAGCGCTTGTCATGATTTTGATCCTTTCCACTACAAATATCCGCTGAGTAGCAGAGCTTTGTCATATACTTTTTCTAACGATCCAGAAAAAGATAATTTGGTAACTCCCTTCGGTGGCCTCGGTTACAAATCGTTGTTTTGTCCATCGCTTCCACAAATTAGCAAAAGTTTTGACGATTTAGATTACTTGACGGATGCCGATACGCCTCGCATTCTCGAGAATGGTTCAACCATTACATTGCTGTTTCAGGGCAAACCATCTACTCGCAGCCCTTGTGTAAGATTTCAATCTCAAAAGCTTGCTAATGCTGACTCTGAACGGCTGAAATCAGGTTTTCCAACAAACGTTTCGGGTTTATTTCGAGTTGCCAGTGATCCTGGGCTACCAATTCGTAGCTTAGATTATTTTGCGAACCATTTGGATCATGCCCAATCTGCTCATGAGACAATAACGTTTATTTCTCTGACTAGTCCACCGCCCGACGAGATGTTGACAGATATAACTTTAGACCGCAGCTTCAAAGTTTTGCTGGACAGAGCTGGTCAACCGGTCTACTCCGATAAAATGACCACTGTGACTAGCGACCAGGATAGTAAACCTATTAATACCGCTATTTGTACCACAACTAACAACAACAGTAACAATAACCTTGCACCTAATCGCAAACCTCAATGTTCAAAATTCGTCAAATCATACACCACAGACAACAGCGCGATCCCGTCCGGCGGTTGCAGTGTTGCCGTTGTTGGTGGTGGTGGGTCCGGTGGTGTATGCCAGGCTTCCTCCTCTCACGGTTCGTCCCACTCCTCCACCGGTGGCGCAACTGTAAGACGTCAACGACACAGCATTGCCGGCCAGATGAGCTACTTTAAGATGCTAGGTGGCTTCGGTAAGAAAATGGCTACCAGTACCAACAGTTTGTTCAGCACCGCGGTCATCAGTGGCAGCTCGTCGGCACCGAACCTACGTGATATGATTCCGAGCACGGCCTCACCGTCAG CAATTGAAGGATTTGGTGGTGTGCCTCCGATCCGGCCACTCGAGACGTTGCACAATGCGCTTTCGCTGCGCCAGCTGGACCACTTTCTGGAAAAAATGACGACCGGACCGTTGTTCAAGACGCCAGCCTCTTCGCCACCGAAGTACCCTTCGACGCCGCTCCCAACCCCAACGCCAAGCCCAGCGATTCCCGAGCGATCCGTGCTGCCAACGGCGA GCTGGAGTGGACACTCGAGCATGACTAGCAGCATGAGCGCAATGTCCAGCGGCGGTCCGTCCTCTCCCAATTATAGCGACATGCTTTCCCGCGGATGTCCTAGTAGTGACATGTCGGCTAGCATCACTAGCACTGATGG GAGCATTGCGTTAGCTGCTGGCGGAGGAACCCGAGATAATATGCCAAAAATATTCCCCATGATTGATAACGATTTGAACGTGCTTGGGTCCCATTTTAATTACGACCAGCTTGCGGCTAGTATTAATTTGGAAAGTTCGGCTAAGATTCCACCCATCAGTAAAGACGGTACGCTAGACATCAGCGGTGATTTGACTCCCATCAGCACCTGCTCAGATTGGGAGTTCAATACTAACGATGCTACGAAGGGTTCGACAAATACCAACAATGACCTA ACTGCTGAGGATGATGACGAAGATGCCACTATTTCGACAGACACTTGTTTGAGTACCGGAGAAATTACAGCTGCAAGCGAAGAATCAAATACGACTCCAAATCTTAATATAACTTTGGGTTCTACCAGCAGCAGCAAAACAGTCCAGAAAGAGTTTCTTTTCGatatgaaaaatattaaacatgATATGAGCATTTTGAGGAGCGAAGATCTCGTACCATCTTCTTCAGCATCGTCATATTCAACGGAAGTAATCCCCAAAATAGAAAACCGTTTACGCGGTAATCGTATTCAAAAACAGATTAGTCTATACGAGAAAGATCTACGAACTGAGGCAAAGAACTTATCACAtgaattgaacaaatttggCGAACGATCTGCTACCAGCTTGAAACGAACCGCATCTTGTAACGCTCCCGAAACAAGCCATTCGCACATGTCGTTCGAAGAGCTCCAAAAGGATTTTCCGAATATAGAGAAAAATTTAGTCAGCAAATTTGAACACGAACAAGAAAAATGTTCCAAATCCAGTAAATCCGTATCGACCCGCTTGAACAACTCACCCACTCCAGGTGCGCTTGTGATTCGTGAAGGGTTCATCGAACCCCCACGGATAACTAGAGTCCCGAAGAGCTTTCACGGTAAAACTGACCACCATCAGATTCAGGTGAACGATCTGGCTAGGCGAGCAAGTGACTTAGCGCGACCGTCGTCTTCTGTGTCAGCGCTCGCTCCCACAGCGTTACAATTCTGCGGAAGAGACTCAGCCAACAAgtataataaaaatcaaatacgGCAAAGTATTAATACGATTTCAGTTAGTAACAGTACGAAAACGGGCACACATACAGTGGGGAATGCAGGACCAAATGGAGCAAATGCCGGATTGGGAAGATTTACGACTTCTATTGTGCAAGAACCGCCGGCAGGTATCATGGAAACTGTCCAACGAGCAGATACTAACACGGGAATGAATCAATTCGCTGGAGATGTACTTACAGCAAGTTCTACTGTTGGCGTTGGACAATCCGAAAAGCTACCACAACAGTCGAGTCAAGATCGAGCAGATACAGAAAAATAG